In Tetrapisispora phaffii CBS 4417 chromosome 6, complete genome, a single genomic region encodes these proteins:
- the TPHA0F01010 gene encoding uncharacterized protein (similar to Saccharomyces cerevisiae SPO77 (YLR341W); ancestral locus Anc_4.171), translated as MAILERKNNFQTPLTLTSSELYLDYNTFENDNIYNNTERNRSSKKASSVLSISNCNLNEKYDQNRFYKNVLLPKPFSSAMLDTGTDSVIEYSIASTKNKNIDLSKFDRPDCVTTELTIDKIINDTYALLEREQTSSTYADMLLVSLIAFVRINKNLESMKHENVMFEAQDLDSILKILTIIPTGQSYDTFDKYVCHVIKINQKRRLGLPSSTEADDLSIDSIVEQLQGESYLPHMLIDSIDSYKNEKTAQIRYCKVLNILFSTIGIELSKIFSTVMNIIFLHGSHETMVEFESIMGYLEMILRVSIESNNCEMLIGVEDTIVAWYNTNASIENKRSFNNWIIKTLQELISTYNRDANESITIGSMISSVTDDTDLKLNKCDIVQEFLNSLQLRCSENVTATTQKNFFALSILEPNETLVTVSMITEEEDEEADVVVPMRVDTTVTVSEESSFNRWRHWVHNKLKSVCFHCGRCEEIDNIQHFVNRITYDNRHCIFSDLNVPQLSTIEEPTEMERQYKQLLYDENKGSRKRDVIKLLFK; from the coding sequence ATGGCTATTTTAGAACGCAAGAACAATTTCCAAACCCCACTGACTCTAACAAGTTCAGAATTATATCTCGATTACAATACATTCGAAAATGATAACATCTATAATAACACTGAAAGAAACAGAAGTAGTAAGAAGGCAAGCTCAGTATTGAGTATATCTAATTGTAATTTGAACGAGAAATACGATCAGAATcgtttttataaaaatgtGTTGTTGCCTAAACCGTTTTCCAGCGCCATGTTAGACACAGGAACCGATAGCGTCATCGAATATTCAATAGCATCTACCAAGAATAAGAATATCGATCTTAGTAAATTTGATAGACCGGATTGCGTAACGACTGAGCTCACTATTGACAAAATTATCAACGATACATATGCGTTATTGGAGCGTGAGCAAACGTCAAGTACATATGCTGACATGTTGCTTGTATCATTGATAGCATTTGTTCGAATCAATAAGAATTTAGAATCGATGAAACATGAAAATGTTATGTTTGAAGCACAAGACCTTGATTCCATTTTGAAAATCTTAACAATAATTCCCACGGGACAAAGTTACGACACATTTGATAAGTACGTCTGCcatgttattaaaatcaacCAGAAGCGTCGATTGGGTTTACCGAGCAGCACTGAAGCTGATGATTTGAGTATAGATTCAATTGTGGAACAATTGCAAGGAGAAAGTTATTTGCCTCATATGTTGATCGATTCCATAGACTCGTATAAGAATGAGAAGACTGCGCAAATAAGATATTGTAAagtattgaatattttattttcgaCGATAGGCATTGAGCTGAGTAAAATCTTCTCTACTGtgatgaatattatttttttgcacGGATCTCATGAGACAATGGTGGAATTCGAGTCAATAATGGGTTACCTTGAGATGATATTGAGAGTTTCCATTGAGTCCAACAATTGTGAAATGTTAATCGGCGTGGAAGACACTATTGTTGCCTGGTATAATACCAATGCGAGTATTGAAAACAAACGGAGTTTCAACAATtggataataaaaacattgCAAGAATTAATATCAACTTACAATAGAGACGCCAACGAGAGCATTACAATTGGAAGCATGATATCATCAGTAACAGATGATACtgatttaaaattgaataaatgtGACATAGTACAAGAATTTCTTAATAGTTTACAATTACGTTGTAGTGAGAATGTGACAGCGACGACACAAAAGAATTTCTTTGCCTTGAGTATCTTGGAACCCAATGAAACGTTAGTTACAGTGAGCATGATCACGGAAGAAGAGGATGAAGAAGCGGACGTAGTGGTCCCCATGCGAGTTGATACGACTGTGACGGTGAGTGAGGAGTCGAGTTTCAATCGATGGAGACATTGGGTGCATAACAAGTTGAAGAGTGTATGTTTCCATTGTGGCAGGTGCGAGGAGATTGACAACATCCAACATTTTGTAAATCGAATAACATATGACAATCGTCATTGCATATTCAGTGATTTAAACGTGCCGCAATTAAGCACAATTGAAGAACCAACTGAGATGGAAAGACAGTATAAACAATTGTTGTACGATGAGAACAAAGGATCTCGTAAAAGAGATGtgattaaattattattcaaatga
- the IMO32 gene encoding Imo32p (similar to Saccharomyces cerevisiae YGR031W; ancestral locus Anc_4.172), with amino-acid sequence MMFSQTIRRISTKPRAIELAFDKIACKNNTNKTPLVLIHGLFGSKTSNRSMARSLDTLFGNSRDIYLIDLRNHGESATARPHDYESMSLDVFKFLQAHALHRSILVGHSMGGKVVMNMILQQQMQRKMACEITMGVCIENAPAVTMPNSKFVTYIDALQSAISSGGGGETSLQTRDSVHRHLSEKLPGEQESIIQFLMTLLRRLRRNSNSNSDGSGGGGAVFESKVPLQLLRESIVAGEVSGFPLVPSSDTPPCGTPMLFIRGEASNYLCDEYIVSISSFFANFEVQTVANSGHFVNSERPVECARLIHEYIDRRED; translated from the coding sequence ATGATGTTTTCACAAACGATCCGACGTATTAGTACGAAACCACGTGCAATTGAACTTGCATTCGACAAGATTGCATGCAAGAacaatacaaataaaacacCATTGGTGTTGATCCACGGGCTGTTTGGAAGTAAGACGAGCAACCGCAGCATGGCGCGCTCATTGGACACACTCTTTGGAAACAGTCGTGACATATACCTTATAGATTTACGTAACCATGGCGAGTCTGCGACCGCACGCCCACACGATTATGAGTCGATGAGCCTCGATGTGTTTAAATTCTTACAAGCGCATGCGTTGCATAGGAGTATTCTTGTCGGACATTCAATGGGAGGGAAAGTGGTGATGAACATGATTCTGCAACAACAGATGCAGCGGAAGATGGCATGCGAGATCACTATGGGGGTCTGCATCGAGAATGCACCAGCGGTGACCATGCCGAACAGTAAATTTGTCACTTACATCGACGCATTGCAAAGCGCAATCAGCAGTGGTGGCGGTGGGGAGACGTCACTGCAGACACGTGATTCCGTGCATCGGCACTTGAGCGAGAAGTTACCCGGGGAGCAGGAGAGCATAATCCAGTTTCTGATGACACTATTGCGACGCTTGCGTCGCAATAGCAATAGCAATAGCGATGGCAGCGGCGGCGGCGGCGCCGTATTCGAGAGCAAGGTCCCGTTACAACTGCTGCGAGAAAGCATCGTTGCCGGGGAGGTCAGTGGATTCCCACTAGTGCCGTCCTCCGATACACCGCCATGCGGCACACCCATGTTGTTCATTCGCGGCGAAGCTTCGAACTACCTGTGCGATGAGTACATCGTGAGCATCAGTTCATTTTTTGCTAATTTCGAAGTGCAGACAGTGGCTAACAGTGGCCATTTCGTGAACAGCGAGAGACCGGTCGAATGCGCAAGACTGATCCACGAGTACATTGACAGGCGGGAGGACTAA